The sequence CTCACGCCCGGGTCATCGTCAGATTTCCGGGGTAGAGCGCCCGGGCCTGCGGGTCGAGATCCTCTGCGACCGCAAGAGCCATCTCAGCCTCCCGGTACTTCCCGAGCCTCCCAAGCACCATGCCGTAGGTGACCCAGGCGAAGATGCACAACCGGTCGAGGGCGAGCGCCCGGATGCAGGCGAGCACCGCTTCCTGGGGGCGGCCGAGCCTGGTGAGGATCACTGCACGGTTGTTCCAGGCGTAGACGTCATTGTTGTCACAGAGGAGCGCCGCACTGAATGCGGCCAGCGCCTCCTCGTAGCGGCCCTGCCGTTCGAGCGTCACGCCCATGTTGTTCAGGGCCGCTGATTCATGCAGGTTCCCCGCTGTTACGTCGTTGTACGCCCGTAACGCATCTCCATCATCCTCTTTACGGGGAGACTCCGGTATAACCAATCTGGGCATACGAATGTTACCTCGGACTCCATACCGCGGAGCAAAGATATATAGGTTCCTGCAGATCCTGCTCCAGGATTGGAGCAATCCGGGATCGGCCTGCAGGCTGCCCTCCGGGGAGGATTATGGATCATCGCGCCCCGGTCAACCGCTGCGGTCCCGGAACCATGTTACCGTCTTGTAGAGCCCCTCATCGAGCGTGCAGCCGGGGGAGAAACCAAATGCGTCCCTGGCCCGGGAGATATCTGCGAGCGAGTCCCGCACATCCCCCGGCCGCGGGGGT is a genomic window of Methanoculleus bourgensis MS2 containing:
- a CDS encoding tetratricopeptide repeat protein: MPRLVIPESPRKEDDGDALRAYNDVTAGNLHESAALNNMGVTLERQGRYEEALAAFSAALLCDNNDVYAWNNRAVILTRLGRPQEAVLACIRALALDRLCIFAWVTYGMVLGRLGKYREAEMALAVAEDLDPQARALYPGNLTMTRA